From a region of the Dictyostelium discoideum AX4 chromosome 2 chromosome, whole genome shotgun sequence genome:
- a CDS encoding hypothetical protein (Similar to plasmodium falciparum (Isolate 3D7). hypothetical 231.8 kDa protein): MFLEKEKEKESLSDSSFETMNKEVDNENIENIKKEENEKENNNNNSNNENYEDENNEDNDDNNNDEDNDNNDDDDINILLIGPSGSGKSLLINSIITYMRYDSLEGALIESSNASLATIPTIVSMSDSDDNQFNIKIGTIEDSEEEKRIVQCKSVTKKTKKYRIKNSSIQGSKTLCFIDTPGVLDSEGIRKDEENFHHILNEISKLKQLHAVCIIMKPNENRASQVFKFCINELLCHLHVSAKDNIFFCLSSTRSIHYRAGGSETKKLLALQLANLKETRNIHIELEKRTYCFDNESFNYLVCKKNGGNFSEFEESLYNLSWTTSVQELTRLLKDIISCKPHDIEKTLSINLARTMINQLIQPITICVFNINENLKAINEKKIEIENLNPDLEIDQLKKRLYTPFVNIKSLELDKRATICTNLKCISTTEKLVTTKDGQIKKLGYCCNTCNASSGKSVYSCKSIGLLGFCKVCSCYFTKHINIDTIEIREEIQLPLFNDDDDDGGGDSNEEGIKLSIKSKEEQSRISKDFLKSLQDRVEQYQNELNILTCSSVQFSSFLCKNSLLEYNDEIESYIQILISNEKSNGTNGIQSIKDLENYLESHKQQIDQFKNNLEKQKIQRDKKQKEKEIERGIFYQPSDQELQNDENEFNDNESFKSVTEIKLKINEILNLKYSGNFIKSKLSQFESLNKFYNNNNNINIDNNSNSNSNNNNNNNNNDNNNNFILSVKKSKRSSGMLSRIFNSFKNPK, encoded by the exons atgtttttag aaaaagaaaaagaaaaagagagtTTAAGTGATTCCTCATTTGAAACTATGAATAAAGAAGTAGACAATGAAAATatagaaaatattaaaaaagaagaaaatgaaaaagagaataataataataatagtaataatgaaaattatgaAGATGAgaataatgaagataatgatgataataataatgatgaagataatgataataatgatgatgatgatataaatatattattaattggacCAAGTGGAAGTGGTAAATcacttttaattaattcaattataacCTATATGAGATATGATAGTTTAGAAGGTGCATTGATAGAATCTTCAAATGCATCATTAGCAACAATACCCACAATAGTATCAATGAGTGATAGTGATGATaatcaatttaatattaaaattggtacAATTGAAGATTCAGAAGAGGAAAAAAGAATTGTACAATGTAAATCAGTTACAAAAAAGACAAAAAAgtatagaattaaaaattcatcaattCAAGGTAGTAAAACACTATGTTTTATCGACACACCAGGTGTATTAGATAGCGAAGGTATTAGAAAGGATGAAGAGAATTTCCATCATATACTAAACGAGATTTCAAAACTTAAACAATTGCATGCAGTTTGTATCATTATGAAACCAAATGAAAATAGAGCTAGCCAAGTATTCAAATTTTGTATCAATGAATTATTATGCCATTTACATGTGTCTGCTAAAGATAATATATTCTTTTGTCTCTCATCAACTAGATCCATTCATTATAGAGCTGGTGGTAGTGAGACAAAGAAACTCTTGGCATTGCAATTGGCAAATCTTAAAGAAACACGTAATATTCATATTGAACTAGAGAAAAGAACCTACtgttttgataatgaatcttttaattatttagtttGTAAAAAGAATGGTGGTAACTTTTCAGAATTTGAAGAATCACTTTATAATCTAAGTTGGACAACATCAGTACAAGAATTAACAAGACTACTAAAAGATATCATATCTTGTAAACCAcatgatattgaaaaaacattatcaattaatttagcAAGAACAATGATTAATCAACTAATTCAACCAATTACAATTTgtgtttttaatattaatgaaaacTTAAAAGCAATCaatgaaaagaaaattgaaattgaaaatttaaatccagATTTAGAAAttgatcaattgaaaaagagaTTATATACACCatttgtaaatataaaatcattagaaCTCGATAAAAGGGCAACCATTtgtacaaatttaaaatgtatTTCGACAACTGAAAAATTAGTTACAACAAAAGATGgccaaattaaaaaacttggTTATTGTTGTAATACTTGTAATGCTTCAAGTGGAAAGAGTGTATACTCTTGTAAATCAATTGGGTTATTAGGATTTTGTAAAGTTTGTTCATGTTATTTCACTAAacatattaatattgatactATTGAAATTAGAGAAGAAATTCAATTAcctttatttaatgatgatgatgatgatggcgGTGGTGATTCAAATGAAGAAGgaataaaattatcaattaaatcaaaagaagaacaatcaagaatttcaaaagattttttaaaatctttacaAGATAGAGTTGAACAATatcaaaatgaattaaatattttaacttGTTCATCAGTTCAATTCTCAAGTTTTCTTTGTAAAAACTCTTTACTTGAatataatgatgaaattgaaagttatattcaaattttaatttcaaatgaaaaatcaaatggtACTAATGGAATTCAATCtattaaagatttagaaaattatttagaatctcataaacaacaaattgatcaatttaaaaataatcttgaaaaacaaaaaattcaaagagataaaaaacaaaaagaaaaagaaattgaaagagGTATTTTCTATCAACCATCTGATCAAGAGTTacaaaatgatgaaaatgaattcaatgataatgaatcttttaaaagtgtcactgaaattaaattaaaaattaatgaaattttaaatttaaaatattctggtaatttcattaaatcaaaattatctcaatttgaatctttaaataaattttataataataataataatattaatattgataataatagtaatagtaatagtaataataataataataataataataatgataataataataattttattttaagtgTAAAGAAAAGTAAAAGAAGTAGTGGAATGTTAAGTAGAatatttaatagttttaaaaacccaaaataa
- the rab8B gene encoding Rab GTPase — protein sequence MTSPATNKPAAYDFLVKLLLIGDSGVGKSCLLLRFSDGSFTPSFIATIGIDFKIRTIELEGKRIKLQIWDTAGQERFRTITTAYYRGAMGILLVYDVTDEKSFGSIRNWIRNIEQHASDSVNKMLIGNKCDMTEKKVVDSSRGKSLADEYGIKFLETSAKNSVNVEEAFIGLAKDIKKRMIDTPNDPDHTICITPNNKKNTCC from the coding sequence atgacTTCTCCAGCAACAAATAAACCAGCAGCCTACGATTTTTTAGTtaaattacttttaattgGGGATAGTGGTGTAGGAAAGTCATGTCTTTTATTACGTTTTTCTGATGGTTCTTTCACACCAAGTTTCATCGCTACTATTGGTATCGATTTCAAAATTCGTACAATTGAATTAGAGggtaaaagaattaaattacaaatttggGACACTGCAGGTCAAGAAAGATTCAGAACTATCACTACAGCATACTATCGCGGTGCTATGGGTATCCTATTGGTTTATGATGTCACTGATGAAAAATCTTTTGGTAGCATTAGAAATTGGATTAGAAATATCGAGCAACATGCTTCAGACTCAGTTAATAAAATGTTAATCGGTAATAAATGTGATATGACCGAAAAGAAAGTTGTTGATAGCTCAAGAGGTAAATCACTTGCAGACGAATatggtattaaatttttagaaaCTTCTGCCAAAAACAGTGTAAATGTAGAGGAAGCCTTTATTGGTTTAgcaaaagatattaaaaaacgtATGATTGATACACCAAATGATCCTGATCATACCATATGCATTACTCCAAACAATAAGAAAAATACTTGTTGTTAA